The Streptomyces seoulensis genome contains a region encoding:
- a CDS encoding FAD-dependent oxidoreductase → MSTAEYDDGAVRETPDRYGAFPRLTPEQLQDLAAHGERRTTTAGEVLYREGEPFREFLVILDGTVAVLEDHGGPEERTVAVHGPGRFLGELGLLEGQAAFETAVVREAGEILAVPVERQRALVARDPVLGDLILRAYLGRRYLLIGLGAGFRILGSCYSRDTLRLREFAARNRLPHRWVDLEKDKEAEALLRRFAISPEETPVVVLKGERVLRNPSNAELARCIGLPAPEPEAGRCEVMVVGAGPAGLAAAVYGASDGLTTVAVDAVATGGQAGTSSRIENYLGFPSGISGGELIERAVLQAHKFGARLMVPAQVSGLTAQEDEYVVTFTDGSQTRAGAVVLASGVRYRRLDVPGIDRLEGVSVYYAATVHEASLCTADPVAVVGGGNSAGQAALFLSDHASRVHLLVRGGDLNADMSRYLVDQVERHPNIEVLLHTEVRGVFGEERLESLIVEDNATGERREVRAVALFVFIGARPRTDWLRGVLALDEKGFVLTGADAQAAADAARWDSLGRGPLLLETTLPGVFAVGDVRSGSVKRVASAAGEGAMAIRLVHEHRGKTGNLIRTAGPEEHRPVAGQSAS, encoded by the coding sequence ATGAGCACCGCCGAGTACGACGATGGCGCGGTCCGCGAGACACCGGACCGATACGGGGCGTTTCCGCGCCTGACACCGGAGCAGCTCCAGGACCTGGCCGCGCACGGTGAGCGCCGCACGACCACCGCGGGCGAGGTGCTGTACCGCGAGGGCGAGCCGTTCCGGGAGTTCCTCGTGATCCTGGACGGGACCGTCGCGGTCCTCGAGGATCACGGTGGCCCGGAGGAGCGCACGGTGGCGGTGCACGGACCCGGCAGGTTCCTGGGGGAACTCGGGTTGCTGGAGGGCCAGGCGGCGTTCGAGACCGCCGTGGTGCGCGAGGCGGGCGAGATCCTGGCCGTACCGGTGGAGCGGCAACGCGCTCTCGTCGCCCGAGACCCCGTCCTCGGCGATCTGATCCTCCGTGCCTACCTGGGCCGCAGGTATCTGCTCATCGGCCTCGGGGCCGGCTTCCGGATCCTCGGCTCGTGCTACTCGCGGGACACACTGCGGCTGCGTGAGTTCGCCGCGCGTAACCGGCTGCCCCACCGCTGGGTGGATCTGGAGAAGGACAAGGAGGCGGAGGCGCTGCTGCGCCGGTTCGCGATCAGTCCCGAGGAGACTCCGGTGGTCGTCTTGAAGGGCGAGAGGGTGCTGCGCAATCCGAGCAACGCCGAACTCGCCCGATGCATCGGGCTGCCGGCCCCGGAGCCGGAGGCGGGGCGGTGCGAGGTGATGGTGGTGGGTGCGGGCCCCGCGGGACTCGCCGCCGCCGTGTACGGCGCCTCCGACGGCCTCACCACGGTCGCCGTCGACGCCGTGGCCACCGGAGGTCAGGCCGGGACCTCGTCCCGTATCGAGAACTACCTCGGCTTCCCCTCGGGCATCTCCGGGGGCGAGCTGATCGAACGCGCGGTGCTCCAGGCCCACAAGTTCGGGGCTCGCCTGATGGTGCCGGCCCAGGTCAGCGGGCTCACAGCGCAGGAGGACGAGTACGTCGTCACCTTCACGGACGGGTCCCAGACCCGGGCGGGCGCCGTGGTGCTCGCGTCGGGTGTGCGGTACCGCAGGCTCGACGTGCCCGGCATCGACCGTCTTGAGGGCGTCAGCGTGTACTACGCGGCGACCGTCCACGAGGCGAGTCTCTGCACGGCGGATCCGGTCGCCGTGGTCGGCGGTGGGAACTCCGCCGGGCAGGCGGCGCTGTTCCTCTCCGACCACGCGTCCCGGGTCCACCTCCTCGTCCGGGGCGGTGACCTCAACGCGGACATGTCGCGTTACCTGGTTGATCAGGTGGAACGGCACCCGAACATCGAGGTGCTGCTTCACACCGAAGTCCGGGGCGTCTTCGGGGAGGAGAGACTGGAATCGCTGATCGTGGAGGACAACGCAACCGGTGAGCGCAGGGAGGTGCGGGCCGTGGCGCTGTTCGTGTTCATCGGGGCCCGGCCGCGCACGGACTGGCTCAGGGGCGTGCTGGCCCTGGATGAGAAGGGCTTCGTCCTCACCGGAGCTGACGCCCAGGCGGCGGCCGACGCCGCCCGGTGGGACTCGCTCGGCCGAGGCCCGTTGCTGCTGGAGACCACTCTTCCCGGAGTCTTCGCCGTCGGCGATGTCAGGAGCGGCTCGGTCAAGCGGGTGGCCTCGGCGGCAGGCGAGGGTGCCATGGCAATCCGCCTCGTGCATGAACACCGGGGGAAGACCGGCAACTTGATCCGCACCGCGGGTCCCGAGGAACATCGCCCGGTCGCGGGCCAGTCCGCGTCCTGA
- a CDS encoding HEAT repeat domain-containing protein → MMDYDPLTGLDDVPWAKLQHSYGMADDIPGHLRALQAGVWEDRYPPSAQLANHIVHQGTRSQAAEYTVPFLVRMALDPRLVDRHRFVGLLVAIAIGLDNNYLPNGYDPREDRAALADVRGEADDMARWIDEAADDEQRKQREASCAQVLIDAEAVVRSYDAVREALPALAVLLTSDSPELRARTANLLAWFPESAATSVPLLKAFIADEVSPGAAATGVVALGLLGDPATVPFIRRYLDSPIVELRWASAFALTRFGIADPAVVEVLTQVVARPPEKTGTMSFLSGSYMSLAAMALAETPEATTLRAVDAVLAGLADCTGVEAFDDRYYTAQTLFRLVFPDDPAEPPRSFGDLSDVQQRVVRFVADQGDAGWPSDGMDAFRRWKVPTNHSDLSVYAGIVQAGQ, encoded by the coding sequence GTGATGGACTACGACCCTCTCACCGGCCTGGACGATGTGCCCTGGGCCAAGCTGCAGCACTCCTACGGCATGGCCGACGACATCCCCGGACACCTCCGGGCGTTGCAGGCGGGGGTCTGGGAGGACCGGTACCCGCCCAGTGCGCAGCTCGCGAACCACATCGTGCACCAGGGCACGCGATCGCAGGCTGCGGAGTACACCGTTCCGTTCCTTGTGCGGATGGCACTCGACCCGAGACTGGTCGACAGGCACCGGTTCGTCGGTCTGCTGGTCGCCATCGCGATCGGCCTGGACAACAACTACCTGCCGAACGGCTACGACCCCCGCGAAGACCGCGCGGCCCTGGCGGACGTACGCGGCGAAGCCGACGACATGGCTCGGTGGATCGACGAAGCGGCGGACGACGAGCAGCGCAAGCAGCGCGAGGCGAGCTGCGCGCAAGTGCTCATTGACGCCGAAGCGGTGGTGCGTTCGTACGACGCCGTCCGCGAAGCACTTCCCGCACTCGCCGTCCTGCTGACCTCGGACAGCCCTGAACTGCGCGCCAGGACGGCGAACTTGCTGGCGTGGTTCCCCGAGTCCGCGGCGACGTCGGTTCCCCTCTTGAAAGCTTTCATCGCCGATGAAGTCTCGCCCGGCGCGGCGGCGACGGGAGTCGTCGCCCTCGGCCTGCTCGGCGACCCGGCGACCGTCCCCTTCATCCGGCGCTACCTGGACAGCCCGATCGTCGAGCTGCGCTGGGCCTCCGCCTTCGCGTTGACGCGCTTCGGGATTGCCGACCCGGCCGTGGTCGAGGTGCTGACGCAGGTAGTCGCCCGGCCGCCTGAGAAGACCGGGACCATGTCGTTCCTGAGCGGCTCCTACATGAGCCTCGCGGCGATGGCCCTGGCCGAAACACCCGAAGCCACGACACTCCGGGCGGTCGACGCCGTGCTGGCCGGCCTGGCCGACTGTACGGGCGTCGAGGCGTTCGACGACAGGTACTACACGGCGCAGACGCTGTTCAGACTGGTCTTCCCGGACGATCCCGCCGAACCGCCGCGGTCCTTCGGTGACCTGAGCGACGTGCAGCAGCGTGTCGTGCGCTTCGTCGCCGACCAGGGCGACGCCGGCTGGCCTTCCGACGGGATGGACGCCTTCCGTCGGTGGAAGGTGCCGACCAACCACTCTGACCTGAGCGTCTACGCCGGTATTGTCCAGGCTGGCCAATAG
- a CDS encoding cytochrome P450 family protein, whose translation MRAVCPVQSAPSDSGRSSYVVTGYAAAREALGDARLSKDTAAFFADKESSRRLHPAVAQSMLASDPPRHTRLRNLVTRAFTKGAVAELRPFIADVTDTLLDQWPTGERVDFVAGLAVPLPVIVICELLGVPEADRPDVRRWSGELFASGNPALIDAASHSLADYMGGLIADKRRRPGDSLLHRLISARDGDDHLSEEELLSLAVLLLVAGHETTTNFLGNGLLALLQHPAELDRLREKPEAVPAVLDELLRFDSPVSTATFRFATEPVTLAGTEIPAGAPVLISLGAANRDPDRFPAPDELDSDRDAAAHLGFGHGIHRCVGAPLAKAEAEIALREVLRRFPRLRLAVPAAQLQWRRTRLVRGLTELPVLT comes from the coding sequence ATGCGCGCCGTGTGCCCGGTGCAGTCCGCACCCTCCGACTCCGGACGGAGCAGCTACGTGGTGACCGGCTATGCCGCGGCCCGCGAGGCGCTCGGTGACGCGCGGCTCTCGAAGGACACGGCCGCCTTCTTCGCGGACAAGGAGTCGAGTCGCCGCCTGCACCCCGCTGTCGCTCAGAGCATGCTGGCGAGCGACCCGCCCCGGCACACTCGCCTGCGCAACCTCGTGACCAGAGCGTTCACCAAGGGCGCCGTCGCGGAACTTCGTCCCTTCATCGCCGACGTCACCGACACGCTGTTGGACCAGTGGCCCACCGGGGAACGGGTGGACTTCGTCGCCGGCCTCGCGGTGCCGCTTCCGGTCATCGTGATCTGCGAGCTGCTCGGGGTGCCGGAAGCTGACCGACCCGATGTCCGGCGCTGGTCCGGAGAACTGTTCGCCTCCGGGAACCCGGCCCTCATCGACGCGGCGTCCCACTCGCTGGCCGACTACATGGGCGGCCTCATCGCCGACAAGCGTCGGCGGCCCGGCGACTCGCTGCTCCACCGCCTCATCTCGGCGCGGGACGGCGACGACCACCTCAGCGAGGAGGAACTGCTCTCTCTCGCGGTCCTCCTGCTCGTCGCCGGGCACGAGACCACGACCAACTTCCTGGGCAACGGTCTCCTGGCCCTGCTCCAGCACCCTGCCGAGCTGGATCGCCTCCGGGAGAAGCCCGAGGCTGTCCCGGCCGTGCTCGACGAGCTACTCCGGTTCGACTCCCCCGTCAGCACAGCCACCTTCCGCTTCGCCACCGAACCGGTCACGCTCGCCGGAACCGAGATCCCGGCCGGCGCCCCTGTCCTCATCTCCCTCGGCGCCGCCAACCGGGACCCGGACCGCTTCCCCGCTCCCGACGAACTCGACTCGGACCGGGACGCCGCCGCCCATCTCGGCTTCGGTCACGGCATCCACCGCTGCGTCGGCGCGCCCCTGGCCAAGGCGGAGGCCGAGATCGCCCTGCGGGAGGTACTCCGGCGCTTCCCCCGGCTTCGACTGGCTGTGCCTGCGGCCCAGTTGCAGTGGCGTCGGACCCGACTCGTCCGTGGGCTGACCGAACTTCCTGTCCTCACATAG
- a CDS encoding phosphatase PAP2 family protein, with protein sequence MRTVTTAQAYDGSGIDGGAYLDVVDAAHHAPAWLDGFVSGYSTYGLALFAVLMLIGWWQARHQDPARAVKALAAPALTVIAFSVSTALKQAVHENRPCQSLRVITLEACPAPGDWSFPSNHSTLAAAAAVALCFVSARLGTVAVIGALAMAASRVWVGAHYPHDIVAGLAVGALVAASLALLLFRHAEAMAGQLGRGRLRPLVAP encoded by the coding sequence ATGCGCACCGTGACCACCGCGCAGGCGTACGACGGCTCGGGCATCGACGGTGGCGCCTACCTCGACGTGGTCGATGCCGCCCACCACGCACCGGCCTGGCTGGACGGCTTCGTCTCGGGCTACTCCACGTACGGCCTCGCCCTGTTCGCCGTCCTGATGCTGATCGGCTGGTGGCAGGCCCGTCACCAGGACCCGGCGCGGGCGGTGAAGGCCCTGGCCGCCCCCGCGCTGACCGTGATCGCCTTCTCCGTCAGCACCGCGCTGAAGCAGGCGGTGCACGAGAACCGGCCGTGCCAGTCCCTGCGTGTGATCACGCTGGAGGCGTGTCCGGCGCCCGGTGACTGGTCGTTCCCCAGTAACCATTCCACTCTGGCCGCGGCGGCCGCGGTCGCCCTGTGCTTCGTCTCGGCCCGTCTGGGAACGGTCGCCGTGATCGGCGCGTTGGCGATGGCGGCCTCCCGCGTGTGGGTCGGGGCCCACTATCCGCACGACATCGTCGCGGGCCTCGCGGTCGGAGCGCTCGTGGCGGCGTCGCTCGCTCTGCTCCTCTTCCGGCACGCCGAAGCCATGGCCGGGCAGCTGGGCCGAGGGCGCCTGCGTCCGCTCGTCGCTCCGTGA
- a CDS encoding DedA family protein, whose translation MTLAHQAAPPLQLAVNLLDAQSLLATFGTLGIAAVLFAETGLLIGFFLPGDSLLFTAGLLCASGSAGGSGHLSLGWVLVAAASGALVGAQVGYLLGRRAGPALLKRTRSRRISEGAARAADILQRYGHAKAIVLARFLPVVRTMLNPLAGALDVPARTFALWQVLGGLLWTVGLVLAGYGLGSSVPDVDRYLLPIIAVIVVVSLVPVGLELVRSRRSRGANGGA comes from the coding sequence ATGACGCTCGCGCACCAAGCAGCACCCCCGCTCCAACTCGCCGTGAACCTCCTCGACGCGCAGTCGCTGCTCGCCACCTTCGGCACGCTCGGCATCGCCGCGGTCCTCTTCGCCGAGACCGGCCTGCTCATCGGCTTCTTCCTGCCCGGCGATTCGCTGCTGTTCACCGCCGGGCTGCTGTGCGCCTCGGGCTCGGCCGGCGGATCGGGACACCTGTCCCTCGGTTGGGTCCTGGTCGCCGCTGCATCGGGCGCGCTCGTCGGAGCCCAGGTCGGCTACCTGCTCGGCCGCCGGGCCGGCCCGGCACTGCTGAAGCGCACGAGGTCACGCAGGATCAGTGAAGGCGCGGCCAGGGCCGCTGACATCCTCCAGCGGTACGGGCATGCCAAGGCGATCGTGCTGGCCCGCTTCCTGCCGGTCGTACGGACCATGCTGAACCCGCTCGCCGGTGCCCTTGACGTCCCGGCCCGCACCTTCGCCCTCTGGCAGGTACTCGGCGGCCTGCTCTGGACCGTGGGTCTGGTGCTGGCCGGATACGGCCTGGGATCGTCCGTGCCCGACGTCGACCGCTACCTCCTGCCGATCATCGCCGTCATCGTGGTCGTGTCGCTCGTCCCGGTCGGTCTGGAACTCGTACGCTCCCGCCGCTCGCGCGGTGCGAACGGAGGTGCGTGA
- a CDS encoding BlaI/MecI/CopY family transcriptional regulator codes for MTDAVGERRPAGELEASVLAALCAADRPRSAAEVRAAIPQELARTTVATLLARLHEKGAVGRTPGRRGFLYFAVDDAHGLTAQRMHRELDQDDDRSTVLARFVERLSPDDEAELKRLLEGDGR; via the coding sequence ATGACTGACGCAGTGGGCGAGCGCAGGCCCGCCGGTGAGCTGGAGGCAAGCGTGCTGGCGGCGCTGTGCGCGGCGGATCGGCCGCGATCGGCGGCCGAGGTGAGAGCGGCGATACCCCAGGAGCTGGCCCGCACCACGGTGGCGACTCTGCTCGCCCGACTGCATGAGAAGGGGGCGGTGGGGCGCACGCCGGGCCGGCGGGGTTTCCTGTACTTCGCGGTGGACGACGCCCACGGCCTGACCGCACAGCGCATGCACCGCGAGCTGGACCAGGACGACGATCGCAGCACGGTGCTGGCCAGGTTCGTCGAAAGACTCAGCCCCGATGACGAGGCGGAGCTCAAACGCCTGCTTGAGGGAGACGGCCGTTGA
- a CDS encoding M48 family metalloprotease yields MITLLLVPLVLPWALPPLARRTVERVRPEIALWTVTCATFALAAGVVASLGVLLLPLTLAFPPAAALAELIQPLDAGPRLLALGVSALASGGLALATCQVLRKAALELVCLRATHSRVAGLPDAGGLCVLDDPRPDAFALPGALRRADRIVVTTGMLRALGPVEREALLAHERAHLAAKHHLFLSAAQLAGWCHPALSSVNGHVSFAAERAADEAAARHCGDRDTTARAVGRAALAASRARGTATTPALAPGAATGPVPARVRALLAPAPVRRVVPALLAMALVCTAAGASSLAGAVWLHRGVEVAQGESPSD; encoded by the coding sequence TTGATCACTCTGCTGCTGGTCCCCCTCGTCCTGCCCTGGGCGCTGCCGCCACTGGCCCGGCGCACCGTCGAGCGGGTTCGGCCCGAGATCGCCCTCTGGACGGTCACCTGCGCCACGTTCGCACTGGCTGCGGGGGTCGTGGCGAGCCTGGGCGTCCTGCTGCTGCCACTGACCCTCGCCTTTCCCCCGGCCGCCGCGCTCGCGGAGCTGATCCAGCCGCTCGACGCGGGGCCCCGGCTGCTGGCCCTGGGCGTGTCGGCGCTTGCCTCCGGGGGTCTCGCACTGGCCACTTGCCAAGTGCTCCGCAAGGCCGCGCTGGAGCTGGTGTGCCTACGCGCCACCCACAGCCGCGTCGCCGGTCTCCCGGATGCCGGAGGACTCTGCGTCCTGGACGACCCCCGCCCCGACGCCTTCGCTCTGCCGGGTGCCCTGCGCCGGGCCGACCGGATCGTGGTGACGACCGGCATGTTGCGCGCCCTGGGACCGGTCGAACGCGAAGCGTTGCTCGCGCACGAGCGGGCCCACCTCGCCGCGAAACACCATCTCTTCCTGTCCGCCGCCCAGCTTGCCGGGTGGTGCCACCCTGCCCTGTCGAGCGTCAACGGCCATGTCTCGTTCGCCGCCGAGCGGGCGGCCGACGAAGCCGCCGCGCGGCACTGCGGTGACCGGGACACCACGGCTCGGGCCGTGGGGCGTGCGGCACTGGCCGCGAGTCGAGCCCGCGGCACCGCCACCACGCCCGCGCTGGCCCCCGGCGCCGCCACCGGACCCGTTCCCGCGCGGGTCAGGGCGCTGCTCGCCCCCGCGCCCGTACGACGTGTGGTTCCGGCGCTGCTGGCCATGGCCCTCGTGTGCACGGCAGCCGGGGCTTCGTCGTTGGCCGGAGCCGTTTGGCTGCACCGGGGTGTCGAGGTCGCCCAGGGCGAGTCACCGTCCGACTGA
- a CDS encoding NADPH-dependent F420 reductase, with translation MCTRTIGALAMAGGNTVEVMGRDHPKAADLAKALGGGATAGEWGAVPAGDIVIVALLSDGVVPAVVHYGDALAGKIIVDISNPFNSAADGLAHREVTSIAREVAKVAPAGAAVVKGFNTVFRHVLENGRPDIFIAGDDTQAKADVEAFIKSLGMRPLDAGGLEMAHWLEGAGVLTMGLARQGVGGWDFSLGVTELSA, from the coding sequence ATTTGTACCCGTACCATCGGCGCACTGGCGATGGCGGGCGGTAACACTGTCGAGGTCATGGGCCGCGATCACCCCAAGGCCGCCGACCTGGCCAAGGCCCTCGGTGGCGGCGCCACGGCGGGGGAGTGGGGCGCCGTACCGGCGGGGGACATCGTCATCGTGGCCCTGTTGTCCGACGGTGTCGTTCCGGCCGTCGTCCACTATGGAGACGCCCTCGCAGGCAAGATCATCGTCGACATCAGCAACCCCTTCAATTCGGCGGCCGACGGTCTGGCCCACCGTGAAGTCACCTCCATCGCGCGGGAAGTCGCCAAGGTGGCCCCGGCCGGTGCCGCCGTGGTGAAGGGATTCAACACCGTCTTCCGTCATGTCCTGGAGAACGGCCGACCCGACATCTTCATCGCCGGCGACGACACGCAGGCCAAGGCGGACGTGGAGGCGTTCATCAAGAGCCTCGGGATGCGCCCGCTGGACGCCGGTGGCCTGGAGATGGCGCACTGGCTGGAAGGAGCAGGTGTACTCACGATGGGGCTCGCCCGGCAGGGGGTGGGCGGCTGGGACTTCTCCCTCGGCGTCACGGAACTATCCGCCTGA
- a CDS encoding DUF1772 domain-containing protein, with the protein MLNALEVCTTVVVGVMVGVEFSVAFVINRILDALPGDSGQLGRAHGGRMLGAVMPVWYIGSLVLVAAWAVAGRHHPGTGLLVTAGLLLMLSVIMSILLLVPINDRSKTWTPENRPADWKQQMNRWDRFHYVRVAVLVAAFALLVAALT; encoded by the coding sequence ATGCTCAACGCACTCGAGGTGTGCACCACCGTCGTCGTCGGCGTGATGGTGGGGGTGGAGTTCTCCGTCGCCTTCGTCATCAACCGGATCCTCGACGCGCTCCCGGGTGACAGCGGCCAACTCGGCCGTGCGCACGGGGGCCGGATGCTCGGCGCCGTGATGCCGGTCTGGTACATCGGCTCGCTCGTCCTCGTCGCGGCCTGGGCCGTCGCCGGACGGCACCACCCCGGCACCGGCCTCCTCGTCACCGCCGGCCTGTTGCTGATGCTCAGCGTGATCATGTCGATCCTGCTGCTCGTCCCGATCAACGACCGGAGCAAGACGTGGACGCCTGAGAATCGGCCCGCCGACTGGAAGCAGCAGATGAACCGCTGGGACCGCTTCCACTACGTCCGCGTCGCCGTCCTGGTCGCCGCCTTCGCCCTGCTGGTCGCGGCCCTCACCTGA
- a CDS encoding TetR/AcrR family transcriptional regulator, translating into MSVQERKERERAIRERLIVATARELAEQQGWDAVTTRRLAERIEYSQPVLYSHFRGKREIIGAVALQGAVEMAAAVRAATAAADGPRERVAALARAYLDFAARNPAVYDAIFQLDGGLAYAQEDTPEPLKDAFAALLESLGAVAGDGVDAALFTETFWAALHGLATLTRAGRLPPEDTEPRVELLVDRLAVV; encoded by the coding sequence ATGTCGGTACAGGAACGCAAGGAGCGTGAACGGGCGATCCGTGAGCGCCTCATCGTGGCGACGGCGCGCGAACTCGCCGAGCAGCAGGGCTGGGACGCGGTCACCACTCGCCGGCTCGCCGAGCGCATCGAGTACAGCCAGCCCGTGCTCTACAGCCACTTCCGCGGCAAGCGCGAGATCATCGGCGCCGTCGCCCTCCAGGGCGCCGTGGAGATGGCCGCGGCGGTCCGGGCCGCGACCGCCGCCGCGGACGGCCCGCGCGAGCGGGTCGCCGCCCTCGCGCGGGCCTACCTCGACTTCGCCGCACGCAACCCGGCGGTCTACGACGCCATCTTCCAGCTCGACGGCGGTCTCGCGTACGCGCAGGAGGACACCCCGGAGCCCCTCAAGGACGCCTTCGCCGCGTTGCTGGAAAGCCTCGGCGCGGTCGCCGGGGACGGCGTCGACGCGGCACTGTTCACGGAGACGTTCTGGGCGGCCCTGCACGGGCTGGCCACCCTGACCCGAGCGGGACGGCTGCCGCCGGAGGACACCGAGCCGAGGGTGGAACTACTGGTGGACAGGCTCGCCGTGGTCTGA
- a CDS encoding alpha/beta fold hydrolase produces MKFVMVPGGWQGGWVFDPVADELRRGGHQVETVTLSGLEADGPVDADRPPNLDTHIDQVAEIVDRGGGTPLALCGHSYGGMVIAGVADRLGDRLHQLVFIDAYVPDDGDSCWSLTSDRFREAFISGAHADGRWVAVPEGLDPRARPHPMASFVQSIRLRGSHSPALRRTFISGGAWEGSPFVPLTERLRHDPGWRVHEIPVGHNIARRDPHSLAAVLGALSSNPA; encoded by the coding sequence GTGAAATTCGTGATGGTGCCCGGCGGTTGGCAAGGCGGTTGGGTGTTCGACCCGGTGGCCGACGAGTTGCGCCGAGGCGGTCACCAGGTCGAGACGGTGACGCTGTCGGGGTTGGAGGCGGACGGCCCCGTCGACGCGGACCGTCCGCCGAACCTCGACACCCATATCGACCAGGTGGCAGAGATCGTCGACCGTGGCGGCGGGACGCCCCTCGCGCTGTGCGGCCACAGCTATGGCGGGATGGTGATCGCCGGTGTCGCGGACCGGCTCGGTGACCGCCTCCACCAGCTCGTCTTCATCGACGCCTACGTCCCGGACGACGGGGATTCCTGCTGGTCCCTGACCAGCGACAGATTCCGGGAGGCATTCATTTCCGGCGCCCACGCCGACGGCCGATGGGTCGCGGTCCCCGAGGGGCTCGACCCTCGCGCGCGGCCGCACCCGATGGCGAGCTTCGTCCAGTCGATCAGGCTGAGAGGCAGCCACAGCCCGGCGCTCCGCCGCACGTTCATCAGCGGTGGCGCCTGGGAAGGCAGCCCGTTCGTGCCCCTGACCGAACGGCTGCGCCACGACCCGGGCTGGCGGGTGCACGAGATCCCCGTCGGCCACAACATCGCCCGCCGCGACCCACACAGCCTCGCCGCCGTTCTCGGCGCACTGTCGTCCAACCCCGCCTGA
- a CDS encoding serine hydrolase domain-containing protein, with amino-acid sequence MSDEQDALSEFAEATATKYGVPGAAVGVWVNGREIYGCHGVTSVENPLPVDEDTLFVLGSVTKPFTATALMRLVAEGRVELDAPVRRYVPELALPDERAAAEITVLQLLNHTAGLDWRMSAYTGEGDDALAAYVAKMSEVELIAPPGARASYSQVGYNLAGRIMERVTGRTYEQAVSSLLFEPLGLSNTFFAAGDVMTRRFAVGHNVGEDGAPAVARQWKDSRGNNPGGGGSSSVADLLRWARFHLGDGRAQDGSRVMSAEALRQMRERTVELRGSTLGDAFGICWFLRDVDGVRTVGHGGSANGQFTELLIVPERDFAVVAMSNAGPEGGLAFNQAAVRWALEHYLGVVDRDPEPLPHDEERGVEVAGTYANDMMALTIAVEGAGLTIACAIKPEIRAAADTELPPDLPPAGLGLLPGDADAYIVTGGGLKGQRGFFTRDENGAITGADLAGRLFQRVSLDSV; translated from the coding sequence ATGAGTGATGAGCAGGACGCGCTGTCGGAGTTCGCCGAGGCCACGGCCACGAAGTACGGGGTGCCGGGTGCCGCCGTCGGGGTGTGGGTGAACGGCCGGGAGATCTACGGGTGTCACGGCGTGACGAGCGTCGAGAACCCGCTGCCCGTCGATGAGGACACGCTGTTCGTGCTGGGCTCGGTCACGAAGCCCTTCACGGCGACGGCACTGATGCGTCTGGTCGCGGAGGGGCGGGTCGAGCTGGACGCACCGGTGCGCCGGTACGTTCCCGAACTCGCGCTCCCGGACGAGCGGGCCGCGGCGGAGATCACCGTGCTGCAGTTGCTCAACCACACGGCGGGCCTCGACTGGAGGATGAGCGCCTACACCGGCGAGGGGGACGACGCCCTGGCCGCTTACGTGGCGAAGATGTCCGAGGTGGAGCTGATCGCGCCGCCCGGCGCCCGCGCCTCGTACAGCCAGGTGGGGTACAACCTGGCTGGGCGGATCATGGAGAGAGTCACGGGCCGGACCTACGAACAGGCCGTCTCCTCGCTGCTGTTCGAGCCGTTGGGTCTCTCGAACACCTTCTTCGCCGCCGGTGACGTGATGACACGCCGCTTCGCGGTGGGGCACAACGTCGGCGAGGACGGAGCGCCGGCCGTCGCGCGGCAGTGGAAGGACAGCCGCGGCAACAACCCTGGCGGGGGCGGCTCCTCCTCGGTGGCGGACCTGCTGCGATGGGCGCGGTTCCACCTGGGTGACGGCCGTGCACAGGACGGCTCCCGGGTGATGTCCGCCGAGGCCCTGCGGCAGATGCGGGAGCGGACGGTCGAACTGCGGGGCAGCACGCTCGGTGACGCCTTCGGCATCTGCTGGTTCCTGCGCGACGTGGACGGCGTTCGCACCGTCGGTCATGGCGGCTCGGCCAACGGCCAGTTCACCGAGCTGCTGATCGTGCCCGAACGGGACTTCGCGGTCGTCGCGATGTCCAACGCCGGACCGGAGGGCGGCCTCGCCTTCAACCAGGCCGCCGTCCGATGGGCGTTGGAGCATTACCTCGGGGTCGTCGACCGGGACCCGGAGCCGCTCCCGCACGACGAGGAGCGGGGCGTGGAGGTGGCCGGGACCTACGCGAACGACATGATGGCGCTCACGATCGCTGTCGAGGGAGCCGGGCTGACGATCGCCTGCGCGATCAAACCGGAGATCCGCGCGGCGGCGGACACCGAACTGCCCCCGGATCTCCCGCCGGCCGGTCTCGGCCTGCTGCCCGGCGACGCGGACGCGTACATCGTCACGGGCGGTGGCCTTAAGGGGCAGCGAGGCTTCTTCACACGCGACGAGAACGGTGCCATCACCGGCGCCGACCTCGCGGGCCGGCTGTTCCAGCGGGTCTCCCTGGATTCCGTGTGA